A window of the Camelus dromedarius isolate mCamDro1 chromosome 5, mCamDro1.pat, whole genome shotgun sequence genome harbors these coding sequences:
- the AP1G2 gene encoding AP-1 complex subunit gamma-like 2 isoform X1: MVATSLKLRELIQEIREAKTQAQEREVIQKECAHIRASFRDGDPLHRHCQLAKLLYVHMLGYPAHFGQMECLKLIASPRFTDKRVGYLGAMLLLDERQDAHLLITNSIKNDLSQGIQAVQGLALCTLSTMGSAEMCRDLANEVEKLLLQPSPYVRKKAVLTAVHMIRKVPELSNIFLPPCAQLLQERHHGILLGTITLITELCERSPAALKHFRKVVPQLVQILRTLVTTTYSTEHSISGVSDPFLQVQILRLLRILGRNHEESSEIMNDLLAQVATNTDTSRNAGNAVLFETVFTIMDIRSAAGLRVLAVNILGRFLLNSDRNIRYVALTSLLRLVQSDHSAVQRHRPTVVECLREPDASLSRRALELSLALVNSANVRAMTQELQGFLESCPPDLRADCASGILLAADRFAPTKRWHIDTILRVLTTAGTYVRDDAVANLTQLIGGAQELHAYSVRRLYSALAEDISQQPLVQVAAWCIGEYGDLLLEGSCEETEPLQVEEEEVLALLERVLQSHMSLPATRGYALTALMKLSTRLHGDNNRIRQVVSIYGSCQDVELQQRAVEYNTLFRKYDHMRAAILEKMPLVERGGPQGDEEAKESKAAARLLETAAVPTEPQASKLLDLLDLLDGPSGDAQHPPPLDPTPGGALVHLLDLPCAPPPAAPIPNLRVFERKGLQLNLSFVRPPETPALLLITVTATNDSGGDVTHFICQAAVPKSFQLQLQAPSGDTVPAQGGLPMTQLLRILNPNKAPLRLKLRLTYNHFGQSVQEIFEVNNLPVETWQ, encoded by the exons ATGGTGGCAACCTCGTTGAAACTTCGAGAACTAATCCAGGAGATTCGTGAGGCCAAGACCCAGGCCCAGGAGCGGGAGGTGATCCAAAAAGAGTGCGCCCACATCCGGGCCTCCTTCCGCGATGGGGACCCTCTGCACAGGCACTGCCAGCTGGCCAAACTTCTCTACGTCCACATGTTAGGCTACCCCGCCCACTTTGGACAG ATGGAGTGCCTGAAACTGATCGCCTCCCCCAGGTTCACAGACAAGAGGGTGGGCTACCTGGGGGCCATGCTTCTACTGGATGAGAGGCAGGATGCCCACCTGCTCATTACGAACAGCATCAAGAA TGACCTGAGCCAGGGGATTCAGGCCGTACAAGGTCTGGCCCTGTGCACTCTAAGCACCATGGGCTCTGCTGAGATGTGTCGGGACCTGGCCAATGAAGTGGAGAAACTgctcctgcagcccagcccctatGTGCGCAAGAAG GCTGTTCTGACTGCAGTACACATGATCCGGAAGGTCCCTGAGCTCTCCAACATCTTCCTCCCACCCTGTGCCCAACTGCTGCAGGAACGCCACCACG GCATCCTGCTGGGCACCATCACGCTGATCACGGAACTCTGTGAACGAAGCCCTGCGGCCCTCAAGCACTTTCGAAAG GTGGTGCCCCAGCTGGTGCAGATCCTACGGACTCTGGTGACGACGACATACTCCACAGAACACAGCATTTCTGGAGTCAGCGACCCCTTTCTGCAG GTCCAGATACTTCGTTTGCTTCGGATTTTGGGCCGGAACCACGAGGAGAGCAGTGAGATCATGAATGACTTGCTGGCCCAG GTAGCCACAAACACAGATACCAGCCGAAATGCAGGCAATGCGGTCCTGTTTGAGACAGTGTTCACCATCATGGACATCCGCTCTGCAGCCGGCCTGCGG GTTCTAGCTGTCAACATTCTTGGCCGCTTCCTGCTCAACAGTGACAGGAACATTAG GTACGTAGCGCTGACATCCTTGCTGCGGCTGGTGCAGTCGGACCACAGTGCTGTGCAGCGGCACCGGCCCACCGTGGTGGAATGTCTGCGGGAACCTGACGCCTCCCTCAGCCG GCGGGCCCTGGAATTGAGCCTGGCTCTGGTGAACAGTGCCAACGTACGAGCCATGACACAAGAGTTACAGGGCTTTCTGGAGTCCTGCCCCCCTGATCTACGAGCTGACTGTGCCTCGGGCATTCTGCTGGCGGCAGACAG GTTTGCCCCAACCAAGCGGTGGCACATAGACACCATCTTGCGTGTGCTGACGACG GCGGGCACCTATGTACGGGATGACGCGGTAGCCAACCTGACTCAGCTGATCGGGGGCGCCCAGGAGCTCCACGCCTACTCTGTGCGCCGCCTCTACAGCGCCCTGGCCGAGGACATCTCCCAG CAACCGCTGGTGCAGGTGGCAGCCTGGTGCATCGGGGAATACGGGGACCTCCTGCTGGAGGGGAGCTGTGAGGAAACGGAGCCCCTTCAG gtggaggaagaggaggtgttGGCACTGCTGGAAAGGGTGCTGCAGTCCCATATGTCCCTGCCGGCCACCCGAGGATACGCCCTCACGGCCCTCATGAAGCTCAGCACCCGGCTGCATGGGGACAACAA CCGCATCCGCCAGGTGGTGTCCATCTACGGGAGCTGCCAGGACGTGGAGCTGCAGCAGCGGGCGGTGGAGTACAACACTCTCTTCCGGAAGTACGACCACATGAG GGCTGCCATCCTAGAAAAGATGCCTCTTGTGGAGCGAGGTGGCCCTCAGGGTGAtgaggaagcaaaggaaagcaaagCAGCAGCCCGGCTTTTGGAAACAGCTGCTGTCCCCACAGAGCCCCAG GCCTCAAAGCTCTTGGATCTGTTAGATCTCCTGGATGGCCCTTCTGGGGATGCTCAGCACCCTCCCCCTCTGGACCCCACCCCAGGAGGCGCTTTAGTAcacctccttgaccttccctgtgCTCCCCCACCCGCGG CTCCCATCCCAAATCTCAGAGTGTTTGAGCGCAAAGGACTGCAGCTGAATCTGTCTTTCGTTCGACCCCCTGAGACTCCTGCTTTGCTGTTGATCACTGTCACTGCGACCAACGACTCAGGGGGTGATGTCACCCACTTCATCTGCCAGGCTGCTGTGCCCAAG AGTTTCCAGCTGCAGCTACAGGCCCCCAGTGGAGACACAGTTCCAGCTCAGGGTGGCCTTCCGATGACCCAGCTCCTCAGAATCCTCAATCCTAATAAG GCCCCCTTGCGGCTGAAGCTGCGCCTCACTTACAACCACTTTGGCCAGTCGGTGCAGGAAATCTTTGAGGTGAACAACTTGCCTGTGGAGACGTGGCAGTAA
- the AP1G2 gene encoding AP-1 complex subunit gamma-like 2 isoform X2: MQAMRSCLRQCSPSWTSALQPACGYVALTSLLRLVQSDHSAVQRHRPTVVECLREPDASLSRRALELSLALVNSANVRAMTQELQGFLESCPPDLRADCASGILLAADRFAPTKRWHIDTILRVLTTAGTYVRDDAVANLTQLIGGAQELHAYSVRRLYSALAEDISQQPLVQVAAWCIGEYGDLLLEGSCEETEPLQVEEEEVLALLERVLQSHMSLPATRGYALTALMKLSTRLHGDNNRIRQVVSIYGSCQDVELQQRAVEYNTLFRKYDHMRAAILEKMPLVERGGPQGDEEAKESKAAARLLETAAVPTEPQASKLLDLLDLLDGPSGDAQHPPPLDPTPGGALVHLLDLPCAPPPAAPIPNLRVFERKGLQLNLSFVRPPETPALLLITVTATNDSGGDVTHFICQAAVPKSFQLQLQAPSGDTVPAQGGLPMTQLLRILNPNKAPLRLKLRLTYNHFGQSVQEIFEVNNLPVETWQ; encoded by the exons ATGCAGGCAATGCGGTCCTGTTTGAGACAGTGTTCACCATCATGGACATCCGCTCTGCAGCCGGCCTGCGG GTACGTAGCGCTGACATCCTTGCTGCGGCTGGTGCAGTCGGACCACAGTGCTGTGCAGCGGCACCGGCCCACCGTGGTGGAATGTCTGCGGGAACCTGACGCCTCCCTCAGCCG GCGGGCCCTGGAATTGAGCCTGGCTCTGGTGAACAGTGCCAACGTACGAGCCATGACACAAGAGTTACAGGGCTTTCTGGAGTCCTGCCCCCCTGATCTACGAGCTGACTGTGCCTCGGGCATTCTGCTGGCGGCAGACAG GTTTGCCCCAACCAAGCGGTGGCACATAGACACCATCTTGCGTGTGCTGACGACG GCGGGCACCTATGTACGGGATGACGCGGTAGCCAACCTGACTCAGCTGATCGGGGGCGCCCAGGAGCTCCACGCCTACTCTGTGCGCCGCCTCTACAGCGCCCTGGCCGAGGACATCTCCCAG CAACCGCTGGTGCAGGTGGCAGCCTGGTGCATCGGGGAATACGGGGACCTCCTGCTGGAGGGGAGCTGTGAGGAAACGGAGCCCCTTCAG gtggaggaagaggaggtgttGGCACTGCTGGAAAGGGTGCTGCAGTCCCATATGTCCCTGCCGGCCACCCGAGGATACGCCCTCACGGCCCTCATGAAGCTCAGCACCCGGCTGCATGGGGACAACAA CCGCATCCGCCAGGTGGTGTCCATCTACGGGAGCTGCCAGGACGTGGAGCTGCAGCAGCGGGCGGTGGAGTACAACACTCTCTTCCGGAAGTACGACCACATGAG GGCTGCCATCCTAGAAAAGATGCCTCTTGTGGAGCGAGGTGGCCCTCAGGGTGAtgaggaagcaaaggaaagcaaagCAGCAGCCCGGCTTTTGGAAACAGCTGCTGTCCCCACAGAGCCCCAG GCCTCAAAGCTCTTGGATCTGTTAGATCTCCTGGATGGCCCTTCTGGGGATGCTCAGCACCCTCCCCCTCTGGACCCCACCCCAGGAGGCGCTTTAGTAcacctccttgaccttccctgtgCTCCCCCACCCGCGG CTCCCATCCCAAATCTCAGAGTGTTTGAGCGCAAAGGACTGCAGCTGAATCTGTCTTTCGTTCGACCCCCTGAGACTCCTGCTTTGCTGTTGATCACTGTCACTGCGACCAACGACTCAGGGGGTGATGTCACCCACTTCATCTGCCAGGCTGCTGTGCCCAAG AGTTTCCAGCTGCAGCTACAGGCCCCCAGTGGAGACACAGTTCCAGCTCAGGGTGGCCTTCCGATGACCCAGCTCCTCAGAATCCTCAATCCTAATAAG GCCCCCTTGCGGCTGAAGCTGCGCCTCACTTACAACCACTTTGGCCAGTCGGTGCAGGAAATCTTTGAGGTGAACAACTTGCCTGTGGAGACGTGGCAGTAA